CAAATCCAAGTTGAACGCCGACGCTCTGGTCTACCTGCCCCCGCAGTACTTCCAGCCCAAATACGCGAACACGAACTTCCCGGTCGTCGAGGTCTTCACCGGATACCCCGGATACGTCAAGCAGCTCATCCGCAACATCCGGTATCCGGATGCGCTTCTCACCGCCATGGGCAAAGGCACCGCGAAGCCCATGATCATGGTCTTCTTCAACCCGGCCCTGGTGCCCCCCCGGGACACCGAGTGCACGAACGTGCCCCACGGACCCCAGGTAGCGACGTATTTCATGCAGGACGTCCCGGCCATGATTGAAGCCAATCTGCGCACCACAACGTCTGGTTGGGGCCTGATGGGTCACTCGACCGGCGGATACTGCGCGACCAAGATGGCAATGATGGCGCCCAAGATGTTCAATACGGTCGTCTCGTTGTCCGGCAACTATCAGGCGACCCGGGACTACAACACCGGCAGCCTGTGGGGCGGATCGCAAAGCTTGCGCAACCTCAACGATCCCGAGTGGCGCTTGCGGCACCTGCCCATTCCGCCCATCGCCGTGCTGGCCAGCGTCGGTTCACTGGAGCGTGGCTCTGACGGGCTGACAGACACCCGACGATTCATCGGCCTGGTGCGCCCGCCGATGCAGTCTCAGCTGATCGTCGTACAGGGCGGTGCGCACAACTTCGCGGACTATCGCAGGGTGTTGCCTCAGGCGTTCGCGTGGCTTTCCGCGCATCTGTCGCCGAGCACGGCAACGCCCGCGGCCTGAGGATCGTGAGAATCGACGGATGGTGCCCCCGACGGGACTCGAACCCGCACTTGGGCGATTTTAAGTCGCCTGCCTCTGCCGATTGGGCTACAAGGGCGACGACAGGATAGCTGCGACGTCAGGGGCGGTCCAGCACCGACTGCGCGATGCCGTCGAGAATGTCGGCTTCGCTCGCGCGGACCTGCGTAATGCCCGCCCGCTGCGCGACACGGCTGACGACCCGGCTCCAGATCAGTGCGCCGGCAGCGATGACGTCG
This portion of the Dermatophilaceae bacterium Sec6.4 genome encodes:
- a CDS encoding alpha/beta hydrolase-fold protein, with translation MALTGGLFLTLLAVALVVATGAAIFYKPRWGPILARTAQRAFLVVLAQALAILVAAVAVNNWGSFYGSWNDLFGGGTTLTTATAAGGASWNAATPKKGSAKNPKAGRPTGLSPTSWSTPNQYATKGQVGSVEIKGVKSKLNADALVYLPPQYFQPKYANTNFPVVEVFTGYPGYVKQLIRNIRYPDALLTAMGKGTAKPMIMVFFNPALVPPRDTECTNVPHGPQVATYFMQDVPAMIEANLRTTTSGWGLMGHSTGGYCATKMAMMAPKMFNTVVSLSGNYQATRDYNTGSLWGGSQSLRNLNDPEWRLRHLPIPPIAVLASVGSLERGSDGLTDTRRFIGLVRPPMQSQLIVVQGGAHNFADYRRVLPQAFAWLSAHLSPSTATPAA